A genomic stretch from Lathyrus oleraceus cultivar Zhongwan6 chromosome 2, CAAS_Psat_ZW6_1.0, whole genome shotgun sequence includes:
- the LOC127122671 gene encoding uncharacterized protein LOC127122671, which produces MESNKRNIYSFKFKDPDLRSLRHLVSQMHPVYIINFGKNYGNLLSILNQRVDHTALVTLAQFYDLPLRCFTFQDFQLAPTLEEFEHLVRIPIKNKPLFEGIDEFLSLEIISSTLHMDEREVEANLEIKGNTKGFSLSFLLERAHTLLKAESWDACYSAIVLAIYGIVLFPNMEGFIDMAAICIFLTGNPVPTLLDDVYYYMSHRYTKKKGMIACCAPLLYQWFLEHLPKAGVWVEQTDASWPQRLGSLRSEDLSWYSKEYINMDIIFRCGDFPNLPLIGTQGSMNSNPVLSLRQLGHPMEGPSEARSLEAFLLLGFRVENPSLFQ; this is translated from the coding sequence ATGGAATCAAACAAGAGAAACATTTACTCTTTCAAGTTTAAAGATCCCGATCTAAGGAGCTTACGTCACTTGGTCTCTCAGATGCACCCGGTATACATAATCAACTTTGGGAAGAATTATGGAAATCTGCTCAGCATCCTCAACCAACGAGTGGACCATACAGCTTTAGTCACTCTGGCCCAATTCTATGACctacctttaagatgcttcacattccaagatTTCCAGCTAGCACCAACGTTGGAAGAATTCGAGCATCTTGTTAGGATTCCTATAAAGAACAAGCCATTGTTTGAAGGGATAGATGAATTTTTGTCCCTTGAGATTATTTCTAGCACGCTTCACATGGACGAAAGGGAAGTAGAGGCTAACCTAGAGATCAaagggaataccaaaggattttcGCTAAGCTTCCTTTTGGAAAGAGCTCATACCCTACTAAAAGCAGAAAGTTGGGACGCTTGTTACTCTGCTATTGTGTTGGCCATCTATGGCATCGTCTTGTTCCCAAATATGGAAGGTTTCATAGACATGGCTGCTATTTGCATCTTCCTCACCGGAAACCCAGTACCCACCTTGTTAGATGATGTTTACTATTACATGAGCCATAGGTACACCAAGAAGAAAGGAAtgattgcttgttgtgctcctttattATATCAGTGGTTTCTTGAGCATCTTCCGAAGGCAGGTGTTTGGGTAGAACAGACAGATGCTAGTTGGCCTCAGAGATTGGGATCACTCCGATCCGAAGATCTTTCTTGGTATTCCAAAGAATACATCAACATGGACATCATATTTAGATGTGGAGATTTCCCTAATCTACCACTTATTGGAACTCAAGGATCTATGAATTCTAACCCGGTTCTATCACTAAGACAACTTGGCCACCCGATGGAAGGCCCTTCAGAGGCAAGGTCTTTGGAAGCCTTCTTGTTGCTTGGCTTTAGGGTTGAGAATCCTAGCTTGTTTCAATGA